A genomic stretch from Primulina huaijiensis isolate GDHJ02 chromosome 14, ASM1229523v2, whole genome shotgun sequence includes:
- the LOC140957719 gene encoding probable BOI-related E3 ubiquitin-protein ligase 3, producing the protein MAIEAQLYSENLGFALKGPQELFLENASGFFDPQKRSAALSDHQENLNYLPDISSSQLLPKHSMKDQQSTPFSHNFSAHFEKQRMEFDQFIRIQNERLRLTLQEQRKQQTALYINKYESRTKLLLKQKEEQIAEASNITFQLENLLTRMEIENQTWQRVAKENEAMVASLNNVIQRLKETSNAPPNGADDAESCYQNIDEEKTEAGELGNMKKMVCRCCNHRNSCVIILPCRHLCSCKDCEVFLYSCPVCRNVKKATIEVLV; encoded by the exons ATGGCGATTGAAGCGCAGCTGTATTCAGAAAATCTTGGTTTTGCTTTGAAGGGTCCTCAGGAATTGTTCTTGGAAAACGCTAGTGGCTTCTTCGATCCTCAAAAAAGGAGTGCTGCTTTATCTGATCATCAAGAAAATCTCAACTATTTGCCCGATATTTCTTCCAGTCAATTGCTCCCAAAACACAGCATGAAAGATCAGCAATCGACGCCTTTTTCTCACAACTTTTCAGCACATTTTGAGAAGCAAAGAATGGagtttgatcagttcatcaGAATACAG AACGAGAGATTGAGACTGACATTGCAAGAACAAAGGAAACAACAAACTGCGCTATACATAAACAAATACGAATCAAGAACAAAACTTCTACTCAAACAGAAGGAAGAACAAATCGCGGAAGCATCAAACATAACATTTCAACTCGAGAATCTGCTAACAAGAATGGAGATCGAAAATCAAACATGGCAGAGAGTGGCTAAGGAGAATGAAGCCATGGTTGCGTCACTGAACAACGTAATCCAACGCCTGAAAGAGACTTCGAATGCGCCCCCAAATGGTGCTGATGACGCGGAATCTTGCTACCAAAACATTGACGAAGAAAAGACAGAAGCTGGTGAGCTCGGGAACATGAAGAAGATGGTGTGTAGATGCTGCAATCATCGGAATTCGTGTGTAATAATTTTGCCATGCAGGCATCTTTGTTCATGCAAGGATTGTGAGGTTTTTCTCTATTCTTGCCCAGTTTGTAGAAATGTGAAAAAAGCAACCATCGAGGTGCtggtttaa